A genomic window from Phoenix dactylifera cultivar Barhee BC4 chromosome 7, palm_55x_up_171113_PBpolish2nd_filt_p, whole genome shotgun sequence includes:
- the LOC103707754 gene encoding flowering time control protein FPA-like: protein MPSNKSVGGSSDHHRRPPSKEGDSYEASSSVLWVGNIPADTVDSVVMDVFSKFGALDCNTMHGARSYSFVFFRSIDDAKAAKDALQGSPLHGSSIKIEFARPAKAAKHLWIGGISSSVTKEQLEDEFLKFGKIEEHRFLRDRNSALIDYHKTEDAIAAQKNMNGKRLGGEQLRVDFQRSQPPRKDWPDQRDSRNGQFGSRGLGLQERLLPPDGRGFHDSSYHGPKRHMPYGGRRDGYPTNVLWIGYPPSVQIDEQKLHNAMILFGEIERIKCFPSRNYSFVEFRSIDEARRAKEGLQGRLFNDPRIQILFSSSDLAPGKDDTPPFPGFRGPRPEMFFAEGPIGPLELYGPGRAIAPNSFPGALLPNSMPGPGILMRPFGPQGFDPCHGSPEFHDFGGTTMPSNWGWRSPLAPGILPSPPSMRPPFRPVPGLWDEFDIREPKKLRMDGSSTDSAFFHATRLDSGGFGDPSGFSQPDRGASGQNCPSPVVRGYGELHPSPDSDHCWRGILAKGGTPVCHARCVPVGKGIDSPFPEVVNCSARTGLDMLTKHYADAIGFDIVFFLPDSEDDFVFYTEFLHYLGLKNRAGVAKLDDGTTLFLVPPSDFLTKVLNFSGPERLYGVVLKLPQQSTNAAVQQPQLATPLLPSHYIDQQEASNSQKGYQSVPQNGDQALKVDYNRSVYGEPMHHSGVGKSLLMLADEPSTAQSASLDDAGNSTAVSQVGVSLTPELISTLASLIPRNNQSSAAGTVQMPSGSTNGPAASSASAIHAASMPFEGWRQDQAVVSNAPLEQTSYLPQHLGQQFNSQAPLSSHFPTYANIPSGPDHSAEPIVGSTQAQNPALNMPEAPSILTRPSYNYSIPFQGGQFPGSFTSHSNYGMLQTTNPAGVFNQAVQQQLKPPSSSTHDQIGNLPQPQIAMPPTQGHQPQTVLSGSSTSGSDADKNQRYQSTLQFAASLLLQLQQQQQASAQAVQEPGNQH, encoded by the exons ATGCCGTCCAATAAATCGGTAGGCGGGTCGTCGGACCACCACCGACGGCCGCCGTCCAAGGAAGGGGACAGCTATGAGGCTTCGTCGAGCGTTCTCTGGGTTGGGAACATCCCTGCAGACACCGTCGATTCGGTTGTCATGGACGTCTTCTCCAAGTTTGGCGCTTTGGACTGCAACACGATGCACGGGGCCAGGAGCTACTCGTTCGTGTTCTTCCGGAGCATCGACGATGCCAAGGCTGCGAAGGATGCCCTCCAGGGCTCCCCGCTGCACGGGAGTTCCATCAAGATTGAGTTTGCACGACCG GCAAAAGCAGCTAAGCATTTATGGATTGGAGGAATCAGTTCATCTGTCACAAAGGAACAACTTGAGGATGAATTTTTGAAGTTTGGGAAGATTGAAGAGCACAGATTCCTCAGGGATCGAAACTCTGCGCTTATTGACTATCACAAGACTGAAGATGCTATTGCTGCTCAGAAAAACATGAATGGAAAGCGTTTAGGTGGTGAACAATTGCGTGTTGATTTTCAGAGATCACAACCTCCTAGAAAG GATTGGCCTGACCAACGAGACTCAAGAAATGGACAGTTCGGCAGTCGGGGTTTGGGGCTGCAGGAACGGTTGCTGCCACCTGATGGAAGAGGTTTTCATGATTCTTCCTATCATGGGCCCAAGAGGCATATG CCTTATGGAGGACGAAGAGACGGCTACCCAACCAATGTTCTTTGGATTGGATACCCCCCTTCAGTACAGATTGATGAGCAGAAGCTCCATAATGCCATGATTCTGTTTGGTGAGATTGAGAGGATCAAGTGCTTTCCATCGAGGAActattcttttgttgaattcagAAGCATTGATGAAGCTAGGCGTGCCAAGGAAGGTTTGCAAGGGCGCCTTTTTAATGATCCAAGAATACAGATACTGTTTTCAAGCAGTGATCTTGCACCTGGTAAGGATGATACACCGCCATTTCCAGGGTTTAGAGGGCCTAGACCAGAGATGTTTTTTGCTGAAGGGCCTATTGGACCTTTGGAATTGTATGGTCCTGGTCGTGCAATAGCCCCAAATAGTTTTCCTGGAGCCTTGCTTCCGAATAGCATGCCTGGACCTGGTATTTTAATGAGGCCATTTGGACCACAAGGATTTGATCCTTGTCATGGAAGTCCAGAGTTCCATGATTTTGGTGGCACTACCATGCCTTCTAATTGGGGATGGCGATCTCCATTGGCACCTGGTATTCTTCCTTCTCCACCAAGTATGCGCCCTCCTTTCCGACCCGTTCCAGGTTTATGGGATGAATTCGACATTAGGGAAcctaaaaaattaaggatggaTGGTTCTTCCACTGATAGCGCTTTCTTTCATGCGACGAGGTTGGACAGTGGGGGTTTTGGAGACCCCTCTGGGTTTTCTCAACCTGATAGAGGTGCCTCCGGTCAAAATTGTCCAAGTCCAGTTGTTCGTGGCTATGGTGAGCTTCATCCTTCTCCTGATAGTGACCATTGTTGGCGTGGTATTCTTGCCAAAGGTGGAACTCCTGTTTGTCACGCTCGGTGCGTGCCAGTAGGAAAGGGCATTGACTCTCCATT CCCTGAAGTTGTTAATTGCTCAGCTAGAACGGGATTGGATATGCTCACAAAGCACTATGCCGATGCCATTGGCTTTGACATTGTCTTCTTCCTACCTGACAGCGAGGATGACTTTGTTTTTTACACTGAATTTCTCCATTACCTGGGCTTAAAAAATCGTGCTGGGGTTGCAAAGCTTGATGATGGGACTACCCTATTTTTGGTGCCCCCATCAGATTTCTTGACCAAGGTATTGAATTTTTCTGGTCCTGAGCGCCTGTATGGTGTTGTTTTGAAATTGCCACAACAATCAACTAATGCCGCGGTACAACAACCACAACTAGCAACTCCTCTCCTGCCATCCCATTACATTGATCAACAAGAGGCATCTAATTCACAGAAGGGTTATCAGTCTGTCCCACAAAATGGAGATCAAGCTTTAAAAGTTGATTACAATAGGTCGGTGTATGGGGAGCCAATGCATCATTCAGGTGTTGGGAAATCACTGTTGATGCTTGCTGATGAACCAAGCACAGCACAATCAGCTTCCCTGGATGATGCTGGCAATTCTACTGCTGTTTCCCAGGTGGGGGTTTCCTTGACTCCTGAACTAATATCTACTTTAGCATCTCTGATTCCCAGAAACAATCAGTCATCGGCTGCTGGGACTGTTCAAATGCCATCAGGCTCTACTAATGGGCCAGCTGCATCTTCTGCTTCTGCGATACATGCTGCATCAATGCCTTTTGAAGGATGGAGACAAGACCAAGCGGTAGTTTCTAATGCTCCCCTAGAGCAAACAAGCTATCTTCCACAGCATTTAGGTCAACAGTTTAATAGCCAGGCACCACTCAGCTCTCACTTTCCAACATATGCTAACATTCCAAGTGGACCAGATCATTCTGCAGAACCTATTGTTGGTAGCACACAAGCTCAAAACCCTGCTTTAAACATGCCAGAGGCTCCATCTATTCTGACCAGACCATCATATAATTATTCAATACCATTCCAAGGTGGACAATTTCCAGGATCTTTCACTTCTCACAGCAACTATGGCATGTTACAGACAACAAATCCTGCTGGTGTATTCAACCAAGCAGTTCAGCAGCAGTTGaaacccccttcctcttctactCACGATCAAATTGGAAATCTGCCCCAGCCCCAAATTGCCATGCCACCTACTCAAGGGCATCAGCCACAAACTGTTTTGTCTGGTTCAAGTACGTCAGGTAGCGATGCTGATAAGAACCAGCGATACCAGTCAACCCTTCAGTTTGCTGCCAGCTTACTGCTACAACTTCAACAACAGCAGCAAGCTAGTGCTCAAGCTGTGCAAGAGCCCGGGAATCAACATTGA